The window ATCCATACAAAGGGATTATGACTCGTTAAAAACTAGGCTATTAATGGTTATTAATTAGGTTATGAAAACCTCAAAATACATTGACCTGTTTTTTGCAAAATAGTGAGACCATATTCATTTATACTATTAAACCTCAGATCTTgccattcttttgttttatcAACATTATACCTATCACCTTCATCAGAAATGTAATACGCTGCTATCATTTAACCACACTTTagtcaaaaataaaatggactACATTAACATTCTACAGGTCAGAAAATCATTGGTGCCTGGTATTTATGAGttataaatgattattaatttttctATAAGCTGTTTGTGTCCTAATTAATAACCATTAATAACCAATAACAAActcattatttttataattttaattatcCTTTATAAGGGATGTccttatgtttaaaatgtaatggagcTTTGTGTGACAGTGCTGAGTGAAATCACCTGCGTGCTTCTCTCATCCTCAGGGTTCTTCTGTACAGATGTAAACTAGGAGTTCTGCAGTACACTGCCATCAGGCCTGTTACTACAGTCATAGCACTGTAAGAAAACTGAAAAGAGCCCTCTGCAATCTCAGAAAGAAAAACTAGGATTCACAGAAATACGCCGCACCTCCACTCATCCTCATAACgatgaaaacacacaacacacacacacaagcacacacacgcacacacacacacacacacacacacacacacacacacacacagaaacactcagAAACAAATGTACCGATTTGTGATGCTGTGTCGTGTCTTTCCATAGGGTGTGCCAGCTGTGTGGCATCTACGACGAGGGAAACTTCAGCTTCAGAAATGCCTGGACTTATCTCGTTATTGTCAACAACGCCTCACAgctggtatgtgtgtggctACTCTAGTGTTTGATGAGCTTGTGCGTGTGAAGATGAATTAGGTTTGTGTGCTTAGAAACAGTTTGCAATTttgagaaacaggatgttttggacagaaagTGCTTGCATGTGCAGCTGATGAAGATGTTGTGGGGGTATGAAGATTTATCTGTGCCTATATTTGTGTATACACGGAGTCCTTACAAGGTCCTAGATGTCCTCTAGGAGGAACACACTACGACTCCTCTCTGGGTCATctacagaagaaaaacaaaagatctGTGAGATCCTTCCCTGTGGTCCTCACACCACTGCGTGCATTTCTTTTAAGCAAACAGGACAAACTATCAAAACActtatttcctgtgtgtgtgtcagactaAAACGTAGGTTAAAGGTCAAggttttggctgttttttgtttataagTTTCACTTGAGTGTGTGTCCTCATAAGTAATtcaatactgtgtgtgtgttttcagtttgccATGTACTGCCTGCTTCTGTTCTACCGTACCCTGAAAGAAGAGCTGAGCCCACTAAAGCCGGTTGGCAAATTCTTCTGCGTTAAAATGGTGGTGTTTGCCTCATTTTGGTATGTGTGTTCAAAAGTATCGACCTCTGAAATTGAcattttttggttgtttatgATTGGTGATTGTCACTTTAACGTTCTTCCACACAAATTATTcagtttatgttttcttttctgtcagCTGCTCAATAGCTAGATTGAAACTATTGGACAGTAAGTTGCCTTCCGTGAACACAGACATGATGGAATTAAGTAGTAGATATGGGTAGAAATAGTGCAAGTGGAAACagtgtttgtaaatattttgtcatttgctacagtgaaaaggaaaggaaatgaatCATCTTCGGGGGATAAATGTGGACCATTCGCAAATGTTTGTTGCCCTCTGCAGGCAGGCTGTGTTCATCGCCTTTCTTGTGAAGGTTGGCGTCATATCTGATAAGCACACATGGGAATGGGAAAGCGTGGAGGCCGTAGCTACAGGATTGCAGGTGCACATATGTAACTCATGATTACAGGATGACAGGTGTGCGTATGTAACTCATGATTACAGGTTGACAGGTGTGCGTATGTAACTCATGATTACAGGCTGACAGGTGCACGTATGTAACTCATGATTACAGGATGACAGGTGTGCATATGTAACTCATGATTACAGGATGACAGGTGTGCGTATGTAACTCATGATTACAGGTTGACAGGTGCACATATGTAACTCATGATTACAGGATGACAGGTGCACATATGTAACTCATGATTACAGGATGACAGGTATGCATATGTAACTCATGATTACAGGTTGACAGGTGCACATATGATTACAGGATGACAGGTGTGCGTATGTAACTCATGATTACAGGATGACAGGGGCACATATATAACTCATGATTACAGGTTTGCAGGTGTACATATGTAACTCGATTACTGGATGACAGGTGTGCATATGTAACTCGATTACAGGATGACAAGTGCACATATGTAACTCATGAATACAGGATTGCAGGTGCACATATGGAACTCACGTAGGTCATACCACTGTAGGGTTACGTGCACCAGTAATGACATGCAGTGGGTCTTTGGTCATGTTTGTGTGGCTATGTTTCTAGGACTTTGTCATCTGCATTGAGATGTTCCTTGCAGCAATTGCACATCACTACAGCTTCACATATCGTCCATATGTAcgtgaggatgaggaaggtTCCTGCTTCGACTCCTTCCTCGCTATGCTGGACGTCTCTGATATACGAGCTGACATTTCAGAGCAAGTCCGGAACGTGGGTATGTACTAGCTTGTCTttcatctgtcacacacatatactgacaagcaaagacacacagacctaaagcactttgttttgtgtatgtgtccaaAGTGTAAATGCGTGTTGTGGGGTaatctgtacatctgtacaagtgtgagtgtatgtgcatattttgAGGGCGTATGATACAGGATCATCACCATAAGTTATTGAGTGGTGAGTATAAAGTAtctttgaaatatttacatttgtgtgtgtgtgtgtgtgcttgctgaaGGCCGTACAGTGCTTGGTCGTCCCCGTAAGCTGTTCTTCGGCTCTGAAGCGGACATTGTGCAGGGCGAACACACTGGCCTTCTCTCAGGTTCATCTCATGAGCGGCTGGGGGTTGACCCCCTTTCTGTGCCTGCCTCCCCAAAAGGACAGTACCAGGGGCTGGGCCAAACAGACACACCTCGCTCCCGCTCCGCCCCTGCAGGCTTTAACTCCTCCTCCTGGAAGAATGACTGCTGCGCAGTGCCAGCACCGACCAATCAGAGCCCAGGAGTGAAGTCATAAGGTAACAGGTCATGCAATTAACAGTCACTGATTGTGTTTGCAAATTGGAGACACACATTAAACTCAGTTTTATGATGAGGAGAT is drawn from Electrophorus electricus isolate fEleEle1 chromosome 22, fEleEle1.pri, whole genome shotgun sequence and contains these coding sequences:
- the LOC113570315 gene encoding transmembrane protein 184C-like codes for the protein MPCTCGSWRRWIRPLVVVLYVMLLAVALPLCVWELQKAEVGTHTKAWFIAGVFVFMTIPVSLWGILQHLVHYTQPELQKPIIRILWMVPIYSLDSWIALKYPSIAIYVDTCRECYEAYVIYNFLMFLLNFLETQYPSLPLILEVQEQRSLLPPFCCCPPWPMGEVLLYRCKLGVLQYTAIRPVTTVIALVCQLCGIYDEGNFSFRNAWTYLVIVNNASQLFAMYCLLLFYRTLKEELSPLKPVGKFFCVKMVVFASFWQAVFIAFLVKVGVISDKHTWEWESVEAVATGLQDFVICIEMFLAAIAHHYSFTYRPYVREDEEGSCFDSFLAMLDVSDIRADISEQVRNVGRTVLGRPRKLFFGSEADIVQGEHTGLLSGSSHERLGVDPLSVPASPKGQYQGLGQTDTPRSRSAPAGFNSSSWKNDCCAVPAPTNQSPGVKS